In Bacillus rossius redtenbacheri isolate Brsri chromosome 15, Brsri_v3, whole genome shotgun sequence, one genomic interval encodes:
- the LOC134539405 gene encoding sushi, von Willebrand factor type A, EGF and pentraxin domain-containing protein 1-like isoform X1 has protein sequence MTVKTLFILFGGIIIILSMIHYSSAKINRTKVSYNVDCPDFGSIENGKTSKIENSNIQSLHIDCLPGFYLIGRPKVLCNDGQWEQIPRPQCAKQCPPPPFVRNAVITMERHKDANDHYRKGSVATYSCGGDFVLTPASSSVRICKDGVWTGTQGTCVAYGCPAPPEIADGYYVLEHVFNPGQPDGSAGAVKAAVNQRAHYMCNLGYALETEASGSATLQCIESGDWSPRIPPQCSKILSDEDDARVSCGAPQLGPHTSATTLAGLRTSDGRALPGTELELNCREGHRDARDSCPPTAPPTVLRCVEGRWQGSAPRCVEVNGCVSPTNIPNGVLFGQSMDGRYQINEQVAYTCAPGYVLFGNPVLSCGSSGCWEPAMLPECRAEVFVSAGYISSSSLLVSLVTALGVMLVLLGVCLVVVCRRRQRPWHHRPGGAAAMPCQRSRPRPRPVVSSPSAAGAPSPSGTALHDPDRVALIACADGVLLGESVLPSYEEAVRERSGSSNPSLLACRAHRPHWAALGTGRRPRPAGDQVYITRQSSRIPGSHSRGLGARRINSRPHFRASVHPPSRECESCLKTSSTFSTPVYPCKQDTWLSPKRARTSHSASLRSGSAGDSMGSTDTMAPSDVSTNVTLDTVSSHTCSSGSQTASCRAICGSLASFDTSSVLNTEGVPLLEENELEDGVTMATPRRMYEQAPDAASFKYRRASPDLA, from the exons ATGACCGTGAAGACTTTATTTATATTATTCGGTGGCATAATTATTATTCTGTCAATGATACATTATTCATCAGCAAAAATCAACAGAACTAAAG TATCCTACAATGTGGATTGCCCTGACTTTGGCAGCATTGAAAATGGGAAAACATCCAAAATTGAAAACAGCAACATTCAATCACTGCACATTGATTGCCTGCCAGGGTTTTATCTAATTGGGCGGCCTAAAGTATTATGCAATGATGGCCAGTGGGAGCAGATACCTAGGCCACAGTGTGCAAAAC AGTGCCCACCTCCGCCATTTGTGCGCAACGCAGTCATCACGATGGAGAGACACAAGGATGCCAACGACCACTACCGCAAAGGTTCCGTCGCCACGTACAGCTGCGGGGGAGACTTTGTCCTCACCCCGGCCAGCAGCAGCGTCAGGATATGCAAGGACGGAGTGTGGACCGGGACGCAGGGAACTTGCG TGGCGTACGGATGCCCGGCCCCGCCGGAGATCGCAGACGGCTACTACGTGCTGGAGCACGTGTTCAACCCGGGCCAGCCCGACGGCTCGGCCGGCGCCGTCAAGGCGGCCGTGAACCAGCGCGCGCACTACATGTGCAACCTCGGCTACGCCCTCGAGACGGAGGCCTCGGGCTCGGCCACGCTGCAGTGCATCGAGAGCGGGGACTGGTCGCCGCGCATCCCTCCGCAGTGCTCCAAGATCCTGTCAG ACGAGGATGACGCTCGGGTGTCGTGCGGCGCCCCGCAGCTGGGGCCGCACACTTCCGCCACCACGCTGGCCGGGCTGCGCACCTCGGACGGGCGGGCGCTTCCCGGCACGGAGCTGGAGCTGAACTGCCGCGAGGGCCACCGCGACGCCCGGGACTCCTGCCCGCCCACCGCCCCGCCCACCGTGCTGCGCTGCGTGGAGGGCCGCTGGCAGGGCTCTGCCCCGCGCTGCG TGGAAGTGAACGGCTGCGTGTCCCCCACCAACATCCCGAACGGCGTCTTGTTCGGGCAGTCGATGGACGGCCGCTACCAGATCAACGAGCAGGTGGCCTACACGTGCGCGCCGGGCTACGTGCTGTTTGGCAACCCTGTGCTGTCGTGCGGCTCCAGCGGCTGCTGGGAGCCAGCGATGCTGCCCGAGTGCCGGGCCGAGGTGTTCG TGAGTGCCGGCTACATCTCGAGCAGCTCCCTGCTGGTGTCGCTGGTGACGGCTCTGGGCGTGATGCTGGTCCTGCTGGGCGTGTGCCTGGTGGTGGTGTGCCGGCGCCGGCAGCGACCCTGGCACCACCGCCCCGGCGGAGCGGCTGCCATGCCGTGCCAGCGctcccgcccccgcccccgccccgtGGTCTCCTCCCCCTCCGCCGCCGGGGCCCCCTCCCCCTCGGGCACCGCCCTGCACGACCCCGACCGCGTGGCGCTCATCGCCTGCGCCGACGGCGTGCTGCTGGGCGAG TCGGTGCTGCCGAGCTACGAGGAGGCGGTCAGAGAGCGGTCGGGGTCCAGCAACCCTTCGCTGCTGGCGTGCCGGGCTCACCGCCCCCACTGGGCAGCTCTGGGGACCGGGCGCCGGCCGCGGCCGGCCGGGGACCAGGTCTACATCACCCGCCAGTCCTCCAG GATACCTGGCAGTCACtcaagagggctcggtgcgagaCGGATCAACAGCAGACCGCACTTCCGAGCATCCGTGCATCCACCGTCAAGAGAATGTGAATCCTGCCTCAAGACCAGTTCGACCTTCTCCACCCCTGTCTACCCCTGTAAacaggatacctggctctcacccaagagggctcg CACGTCGCACTCTGCGTCGCTGCGCAGCGGCTCGGCGGGGGACTCGATGGGGTCGACGGACACGATGGCGCCCAGCGACGTCTCCACCAACGTCACGCTCGACACGGTGTCGTCGCACACGTGCAGCAGCGGCTCGCAGACCGCGTCGTGCCGCGCCATCTGCGGCAGCCTCGCCTCCTTCGACACCAGCTCCGTGCTCAACACGGAGG GTGTGCCGCTGCTGGAGGAAAACGAGCTGGAGGACGGAGTGACAATGGCGACCCCTCGTCGCATGTACGAGCAGGCTCCGGACGCCGCCTCCTTCAAGTACCGCCGGGCGTCCCCTGATCTTGCCTGA
- the LOC134539246 gene encoding zinc finger HIT domain-containing protein 2 yields the protein MLSAPNFRAIKAVKKLTEISDASYVSPGNNQNSSDKPDRRLCSICRSVPQKYVCPRCNAPYCSLPCYKSPAHSNCSEAFYRECVMEEMKSSPVNPKPAEEMLQRAYEMSQQEPDIGDIFADDDPSSSDDEESASSHAKQ from the exons atgttgagtGCTCCTAATTTCCGCGCTATTAAGGCAGTGAAAAAATTGACGGAAATATCTGATGCTTCATACGTGAGTCCAGGAAATAATCAAAATAGCAGTGACAAACCAGATCGACGACTATGCTCAAT ATGTCGTTCAGTGCCACAAAAATACGTGTGCCCGCGGTGCAATGCCCCGTATTGTTCACTTCCGTGCTACAAGTCGCCAGCCCATTCAAACTGCTCGGAGGCGTTCTACCGGGAGTGCGTGATGGAAGAAATGAAGAGCTCTCCCGTGAACCCCAAACCAGCAGAGGAAATGTTGCAGCGGGCCTACGAAATGTCGCAGCAGGAGCCAGACATCGGCGATATATTTGCGGACGATGACCCCTCCAGCAGTGATGACGAGGAATCGGCGAGTAGTCACGCAAAGCAGTGA
- the LOC134539405 gene encoding sushi, von Willebrand factor type A, EGF and pentraxin domain-containing protein 1-like isoform X2 — protein sequence MTVKTLFILFGGIIIILSMIHYSSAKINRTKVSYNVDCPDFGSIENGKTSKIENSNIQSLHIDCLPGFYLIGRPKVLCNDGQWEQIPRPQCAKQCPPPPFVRNAVITMERHKDANDHYRKGSVATYSCGGDFVLTPASSSVRICKDGVWTGTQGTCVAYGCPAPPEIADGYYVLEHVFNPGQPDGSAGAVKAAVNQRAHYMCNLGYALETEASGSATLQCIESGDWSPRIPPQCSKILSDEDDARVSCGAPQLGPHTSATTLAGLRTSDGRALPGTELELNCREGHRDARDSCPPTAPPTVLRCVEGRWQGSAPRCVEVNGCVSPTNIPNGVLFGQSMDGRYQINEQVAYTCAPGYVLFGNPVLSCGSSGCWEPAMLPECRAEVFVSAGYISSSSLLVSLVTALGVMLVLLGVCLVVVCRRRQRPWHHRPGGAAAMPCQRSRPRPRPVVSSPSAAGAPSPSGTALHDPDRVALIACADGVLLGESVLPSYEEAVRERSGSSNPSLLACRAHRPHWAALGTGRRPRPAGDQVYITRQSSRIPGSHSRGLGARRINSRPHFRASVHPPSRECESCLKTSSTFSTPVYPCKQDTWLSPKRARCERGGGSRSRRTLRRCAAARRGTRWGRRTRWRPATSPPTSRSTRCRRTRAAAARRPRRAAPSAAASPPSTPAPCSTRRVCRCWRKTSWRTE from the exons ATGACCGTGAAGACTTTATTTATATTATTCGGTGGCATAATTATTATTCTGTCAATGATACATTATTCATCAGCAAAAATCAACAGAACTAAAG TATCCTACAATGTGGATTGCCCTGACTTTGGCAGCATTGAAAATGGGAAAACATCCAAAATTGAAAACAGCAACATTCAATCACTGCACATTGATTGCCTGCCAGGGTTTTATCTAATTGGGCGGCCTAAAGTATTATGCAATGATGGCCAGTGGGAGCAGATACCTAGGCCACAGTGTGCAAAAC AGTGCCCACCTCCGCCATTTGTGCGCAACGCAGTCATCACGATGGAGAGACACAAGGATGCCAACGACCACTACCGCAAAGGTTCCGTCGCCACGTACAGCTGCGGGGGAGACTTTGTCCTCACCCCGGCCAGCAGCAGCGTCAGGATATGCAAGGACGGAGTGTGGACCGGGACGCAGGGAACTTGCG TGGCGTACGGATGCCCGGCCCCGCCGGAGATCGCAGACGGCTACTACGTGCTGGAGCACGTGTTCAACCCGGGCCAGCCCGACGGCTCGGCCGGCGCCGTCAAGGCGGCCGTGAACCAGCGCGCGCACTACATGTGCAACCTCGGCTACGCCCTCGAGACGGAGGCCTCGGGCTCGGCCACGCTGCAGTGCATCGAGAGCGGGGACTGGTCGCCGCGCATCCCTCCGCAGTGCTCCAAGATCCTGTCAG ACGAGGATGACGCTCGGGTGTCGTGCGGCGCCCCGCAGCTGGGGCCGCACACTTCCGCCACCACGCTGGCCGGGCTGCGCACCTCGGACGGGCGGGCGCTTCCCGGCACGGAGCTGGAGCTGAACTGCCGCGAGGGCCACCGCGACGCCCGGGACTCCTGCCCGCCCACCGCCCCGCCCACCGTGCTGCGCTGCGTGGAGGGCCGCTGGCAGGGCTCTGCCCCGCGCTGCG TGGAAGTGAACGGCTGCGTGTCCCCCACCAACATCCCGAACGGCGTCTTGTTCGGGCAGTCGATGGACGGCCGCTACCAGATCAACGAGCAGGTGGCCTACACGTGCGCGCCGGGCTACGTGCTGTTTGGCAACCCTGTGCTGTCGTGCGGCTCCAGCGGCTGCTGGGAGCCAGCGATGCTGCCCGAGTGCCGGGCCGAGGTGTTCG TGAGTGCCGGCTACATCTCGAGCAGCTCCCTGCTGGTGTCGCTGGTGACGGCTCTGGGCGTGATGCTGGTCCTGCTGGGCGTGTGCCTGGTGGTGGTGTGCCGGCGCCGGCAGCGACCCTGGCACCACCGCCCCGGCGGAGCGGCTGCCATGCCGTGCCAGCGctcccgcccccgcccccgccccgtGGTCTCCTCCCCCTCCGCCGCCGGGGCCCCCTCCCCCTCGGGCACCGCCCTGCACGACCCCGACCGCGTGGCGCTCATCGCCTGCGCCGACGGCGTGCTGCTGGGCGAG TCGGTGCTGCCGAGCTACGAGGAGGCGGTCAGAGAGCGGTCGGGGTCCAGCAACCCTTCGCTGCTGGCGTGCCGGGCTCACCGCCCCCACTGGGCAGCTCTGGGGACCGGGCGCCGGCCGCGGCCGGCCGGGGACCAGGTCTACATCACCCGCCAGTCCTCCAG GATACCTGGCAGTCACtcaagagggctcggtgcgagaCGGATCAACAGCAGACCGCACTTCCGAGCATCCGTGCATCCACCGTCAAGAGAATGTGAATCCTGCCTCAAGACCAGTTCGACCTTCTCCACCCCTGTCTACCCCTGTAAacaggatacctggctctcacccaagagggctcggtgcgagaGAGGAGGAGGATCACGCT CACGTCGCACTCTGCGTCGCTGCGCAGCGGCTCGGCGGGGGACTCGATGGGGTCGACGGACACGATGGCGCCCAGCGACGTCTCCACCAACGTCACGCTCGACACGGTGTCGTCGCACACGTGCAGCAGCGGCTCGCAGACCGCGTCGTGCCGCGCCATCTGCGGCAGCCTCGCCTCCTTCGACACCAGCTCCGTGCTCAACACGGAGG GTGTGCCGCTGCTGGAGGAAAACGAGCTGGAGGACGGAGTGA
- the LOC134539405 gene encoding sushi, von Willebrand factor type A, EGF and pentraxin domain-containing protein 1-like isoform X3 gives MTVKTLFILFGGIIIILSMIHYSSAKINRTKVSYNVDCPDFGSIENGKTSKIENSNIQSLHIDCLPGFYLIGRPKVLCNDGQWEQIPRPQCAKQCPPPPFVRNAVITMERHKDANDHYRKGSVATYSCGGDFVLTPASSSVRICKDGVWTGTQGTCVAYGCPAPPEIADGYYVLEHVFNPGQPDGSAGAVKAAVNQRAHYMCNLGYALETEASGSATLQCIESGDWSPRIPPQCSKILSDEDDARVSCGAPQLGPHTSATTLAGLRTSDGRALPGTELELNCREGHRDARDSCPPTAPPTVLRCVEGRWQGSAPRCVEVNGCVSPTNIPNGVLFGQSMDGRYQINEQVAYTCAPGYVLFGNPVLSCGSSGCWEPAMLPECRAEVFVSAGYISSSSLLVSLVTALGVMLVLLGVCLVVVCRRRQRPWHHRPGGAAAMPCQRSRPRPRPVVSSPSAAGAPSPSGTALHDPDRVALIACADGVLLGESVLPSYEEAVRERSGSSNPSLLACRAHRPHWAALGTGRRPRPAGDQVYITRQSSSTSHSASLRSGSAGDSMGSTDTMAPSDVSTNVTLDTVSSHTCSSGSQTASCRAICGSLASFDTSSVLNTEGVPLLEENELEDGVTMATPRRMYEQAPDAASFKYRRASPDLA, from the exons ATGACCGTGAAGACTTTATTTATATTATTCGGTGGCATAATTATTATTCTGTCAATGATACATTATTCATCAGCAAAAATCAACAGAACTAAAG TATCCTACAATGTGGATTGCCCTGACTTTGGCAGCATTGAAAATGGGAAAACATCCAAAATTGAAAACAGCAACATTCAATCACTGCACATTGATTGCCTGCCAGGGTTTTATCTAATTGGGCGGCCTAAAGTATTATGCAATGATGGCCAGTGGGAGCAGATACCTAGGCCACAGTGTGCAAAAC AGTGCCCACCTCCGCCATTTGTGCGCAACGCAGTCATCACGATGGAGAGACACAAGGATGCCAACGACCACTACCGCAAAGGTTCCGTCGCCACGTACAGCTGCGGGGGAGACTTTGTCCTCACCCCGGCCAGCAGCAGCGTCAGGATATGCAAGGACGGAGTGTGGACCGGGACGCAGGGAACTTGCG TGGCGTACGGATGCCCGGCCCCGCCGGAGATCGCAGACGGCTACTACGTGCTGGAGCACGTGTTCAACCCGGGCCAGCCCGACGGCTCGGCCGGCGCCGTCAAGGCGGCCGTGAACCAGCGCGCGCACTACATGTGCAACCTCGGCTACGCCCTCGAGACGGAGGCCTCGGGCTCGGCCACGCTGCAGTGCATCGAGAGCGGGGACTGGTCGCCGCGCATCCCTCCGCAGTGCTCCAAGATCCTGTCAG ACGAGGATGACGCTCGGGTGTCGTGCGGCGCCCCGCAGCTGGGGCCGCACACTTCCGCCACCACGCTGGCCGGGCTGCGCACCTCGGACGGGCGGGCGCTTCCCGGCACGGAGCTGGAGCTGAACTGCCGCGAGGGCCACCGCGACGCCCGGGACTCCTGCCCGCCCACCGCCCCGCCCACCGTGCTGCGCTGCGTGGAGGGCCGCTGGCAGGGCTCTGCCCCGCGCTGCG TGGAAGTGAACGGCTGCGTGTCCCCCACCAACATCCCGAACGGCGTCTTGTTCGGGCAGTCGATGGACGGCCGCTACCAGATCAACGAGCAGGTGGCCTACACGTGCGCGCCGGGCTACGTGCTGTTTGGCAACCCTGTGCTGTCGTGCGGCTCCAGCGGCTGCTGGGAGCCAGCGATGCTGCCCGAGTGCCGGGCCGAGGTGTTCG TGAGTGCCGGCTACATCTCGAGCAGCTCCCTGCTGGTGTCGCTGGTGACGGCTCTGGGCGTGATGCTGGTCCTGCTGGGCGTGTGCCTGGTGGTGGTGTGCCGGCGCCGGCAGCGACCCTGGCACCACCGCCCCGGCGGAGCGGCTGCCATGCCGTGCCAGCGctcccgcccccgcccccgccccgtGGTCTCCTCCCCCTCCGCCGCCGGGGCCCCCTCCCCCTCGGGCACCGCCCTGCACGACCCCGACCGCGTGGCGCTCATCGCCTGCGCCGACGGCGTGCTGCTGGGCGAG TCGGTGCTGCCGAGCTACGAGGAGGCGGTCAGAGAGCGGTCGGGGTCCAGCAACCCTTCGCTGCTGGCGTGCCGGGCTCACCGCCCCCACTGGGCAGCTCTGGGGACCGGGCGCCGGCCGCGGCCGGCCGGGGACCAGGTCTACATCACCCGCCAGTCCTCCAG CACGTCGCACTCTGCGTCGCTGCGCAGCGGCTCGGCGGGGGACTCGATGGGGTCGACGGACACGATGGCGCCCAGCGACGTCTCCACCAACGTCACGCTCGACACGGTGTCGTCGCACACGTGCAGCAGCGGCTCGCAGACCGCGTCGTGCCGCGCCATCTGCGGCAGCCTCGCCTCCTTCGACACCAGCTCCGTGCTCAACACGGAGG GTGTGCCGCTGCTGGAGGAAAACGAGCTGGAGGACGGAGTGACAATGGCGACCCCTCGTCGCATGTACGAGCAGGCTCCGGACGCCGCCTCCTTCAAGTACCGCCGGGCGTCCCCTGATCTTGCCTGA